A genome region from Nitrospira sp. includes the following:
- the eno gene encoding phosphopyruvate hydratase: MSGIRNVKARQIIDSRGNPTVEVEVLLESGAHGRAAVPSGASTGEKEAIELRDGDKKRWMGKGVSKAVANVSKTIAPRLMGMEALDQAAVDHEMIALDGTKTKGKLGANAILGVSLAVAKAAANETGQPLYRYLGGTNARVLPVPLMNIINGGAHADNRLDLQEFMIMPVGAPRFSDALRMATEVFHTLKSLLKKKGLNTAVGDEGGFAPDLQSNEEALALIMEAIEAAGYRPGQDIALALDCAASELYEKGRYRLEAEKNPERSSEEMVAYYGKLLDRYPILSIEDGLSELDWKGWKILTEKLGKRVQLVGDDIFVTNVEIFAKGIAEGIGNSILIKLNQIGTLTETLDAIELAKRSGYTAIISHRSGETEDTTIADVAVATNSGLIKTGSLSRTDRVAKYNQLLRIEDELGAVAVYRGRAAVPSRT; encoded by the coding sequence ATGAGCGGAATCAGGAACGTGAAGGCACGACAGATTATCGATTCACGAGGCAATCCCACGGTGGAAGTCGAAGTGCTCCTGGAGAGCGGGGCGCATGGTCGGGCGGCGGTGCCGTCTGGGGCGTCGACCGGTGAAAAGGAAGCCATCGAATTGCGTGACGGCGACAAGAAACGCTGGATGGGAAAAGGCGTGTCCAAGGCGGTGGCGAATGTGAGTAAGACCATTGCGCCAAGGTTGATGGGCATGGAGGCGCTGGATCAGGCGGCCGTCGATCACGAAATGATTGCGCTGGATGGAACGAAGACCAAGGGCAAGTTGGGCGCCAATGCCATTCTGGGGGTTTCGCTGGCGGTAGCCAAGGCGGCGGCCAATGAAACCGGTCAACCGTTGTATCGTTATCTCGGTGGGACGAATGCGCGGGTGTTGCCGGTGCCGCTCATGAACATCATCAACGGCGGCGCTCATGCGGATAACCGGCTCGATCTGCAGGAGTTCATGATCATGCCGGTGGGTGCGCCCCGCTTCAGTGATGCGTTGCGGATGGCCACCGAAGTGTTTCATACGCTGAAGTCGCTCCTGAAGAAAAAAGGGCTGAATACGGCCGTCGGCGACGAGGGGGGATTTGCGCCTGATCTGCAATCGAACGAAGAGGCCCTCGCGCTCATTATGGAAGCGATTGAAGCGGCCGGGTATCGTCCTGGTCAGGATATCGCGCTGGCCTTGGACTGCGCGGCCAGCGAACTCTATGAAAAGGGACGGTATCGACTGGAGGCGGAAAAGAATCCTGAGCGCTCCTCCGAGGAAATGGTGGCCTATTATGGCAAGTTGTTGGATCGTTATCCGATCCTTTCGATTGAAGACGGCTTGAGTGAATTGGATTGGAAGGGGTGGAAGATCCTGACGGAAAAGCTCGGCAAGCGAGTGCAACTCGTGGGAGACGATATTTTCGTCACCAACGTCGAAATCTTTGCCAAGGGCATCGCAGAGGGTATCGGCAATTCAATCTTGATCAAGCTCAACCAGATCGGCACGTTGACGGAGACGCTGGATGCCATCGAATTGGCCAAACGGTCGGGGTATACGGCCATCATTTCCCATCGCTCGGGGGAAACGGAAGATACGACGATTGCCGATGTCGCGGTGGCAACAAATAGCGGATTGATCAAGACTGGGTCGTTGTCCCGGACAGATCGTGTTGCAAAATACAATCAGCTGCTTCGCATTGAGGATGAATTGGGCGCAGTGGCCGTCTATCGAGGCCGTGCCGCTGTTCCATCGAGGACCTAA
- the era gene encoding GTPase Era — protein sequence MKFGSVAIIGRSNVGKSTLLNRLLKEKIAIVSDKPQTTRTRILGVAHVEGAQIVFLDTPGFHEPHHLLNRRMVRTTLDTFDDADVLYVVVEATAQPGPGDLAVIDHVKQAVAKQARPVVLVINKVDLVNKSRLLPLMEQYLRIFPWTEIVPVSAETADNVDRLLSVTVSLLAEGEATYGDDMVTDQSMRTLAAELIREKILQQTYEEVPHSVAVEIEEFIETKKLTKIGAVVLVEKESQKGILIGKHGERLKLVGTAAREDMERLFGMKVFLKVWVKVRESWREDEQTLAELGY from the coding sequence ATGAAATTTGGAAGTGTGGCCATCATCGGACGGTCGAATGTCGGGAAATCGACGCTCCTCAATCGTCTGCTGAAAGAAAAGATCGCGATTGTTTCCGACAAGCCACAGACCACCAGGACGAGGATCCTGGGTGTGGCGCATGTTGAGGGCGCTCAAATTGTTTTTCTCGATACGCCCGGTTTTCACGAACCGCACCATTTGTTGAACCGCCGCATGGTGCGCACGACGCTGGATACCTTCGACGACGCCGATGTGCTCTACGTGGTGGTTGAGGCCACGGCTCAGCCCGGTCCTGGTGATTTGGCCGTCATCGATCATGTGAAACAGGCCGTCGCGAAGCAGGCACGTCCGGTGGTGCTGGTCATCAATAAAGTCGATCTCGTGAATAAGTCGCGGTTGCTTCCGTTGATGGAGCAGTATCTGCGGATTTTCCCCTGGACGGAAATTGTTCCGGTGTCGGCGGAAACCGCGGACAACGTGGATCGTCTATTGTCAGTGACGGTGTCGCTTCTGGCGGAAGGTGAGGCGACCTACGGCGACGATATGGTCACGGATCAATCGATGCGCACCCTGGCGGCGGAACTGATCCGGGAGAAAATTCTACAGCAGACCTACGAAGAAGTGCCTCACTCGGTGGCGGTCGAGATCGAAGAGTTTATCGAGACCAAGAAACTGACCAAGATCGGCGCCGTGGTGCTGGTCGAGAAAGAGTCGCAAAAGGGCATTCTGATCGGCAAACACGGCGAACGTCTCAAGTTGGTGGGGACTGCGGCACGGGAAGACATGGAACGTCTGTTTGGCATGAAGGTCTTTCTGAAGGTCTGGGTCAAAGTGCGCGAATCGTGGCGGGAAGACGAACAAACACTTGCGGAGTTAGGTTATTAA
- the recO gene encoding DNA repair protein RecO: MKTAAIVLHSRKWGDADRIVTFYTMRLGKLRGVARGARRLKSRLGGMIEPFTLCQLDLFEKPGDSLYRISQVALDEPFAKFRDDLTLMTAAGRMVNLVSAVMAEGDPEPRVFEMLASGLRTLLESRDAAWTTLLFQIRLLGITGFRPQTEQCATCGQAHRSPLPQFSPTAGGIVCERCASRQPFRCTVLSRGSVAFLHQALQIQPALLTRLHAAGQVRAEVESAIESYVTVVAGRRLPPVDFLTSGGPA; this comes from the coding sequence GTGAAGACTGCTGCCATCGTGCTGCACAGCCGAAAGTGGGGCGATGCCGACCGGATCGTGACGTTCTATACGATGCGATTAGGCAAGTTGCGCGGGGTTGCGCGCGGAGCGCGTCGCTTGAAGAGCCGTCTCGGCGGGATGATCGAGCCGTTTACCCTCTGCCAGCTGGATCTGTTTGAGAAGCCCGGCGATTCGCTCTACCGCATCTCGCAGGTGGCGTTGGATGAGCCGTTTGCCAAATTTCGAGACGATCTGACACTGATGACGGCTGCAGGACGTATGGTCAACCTGGTCAGTGCCGTCATGGCAGAAGGTGATCCGGAACCGCGGGTATTTGAGATGTTGGCGTCGGGGTTGCGCACGCTCTTGGAGAGTCGGGACGCGGCCTGGACGACCTTGTTGTTCCAGATTCGCTTACTGGGCATTACGGGGTTTCGGCCGCAAACTGAGCAGTGCGCGACCTGTGGCCAAGCGCATCGCAGTCCGCTTCCGCAATTCTCACCGACGGCCGGAGGGATTGTGTGCGAGCGGTGCGCAAGCCGTCAGCCGTTTCGTTGTACGGTCTTGTCTCGCGGAAGCGTGGCATTTCTTCATCAAGCGTTACAGATACAGCCGGCGCTCTTGACTCGATTGCATGCGGCCGGCCAGGTACGGGCTGAAGTCGAGTCGGCCATTGAAAGTTATGTCACGGTGGTTGCGGGACGACGGCTTCCACCAGTCGATTTTTTGACCAGTGGAGGCCCTGCGTAA
- the glgA gene encoding glycogen synthase GlgA, whose translation MTPSSNYRPLKICMVSSEVVPFAKTGGLADVVGALATEFARLGHDVCVLLPAYRQVDALGYQMTDCARVAVPTAHGLIEARIQELVGPFAQVTGSGRLRVLTVRHDPFFSRSGLYQEAGHDYPDNLERFAFFCRAVMELLVHFSEKDGWQADLLHVHDWQAALCAVYLRALYQPKSALTHVRSVLTIHNLGYQGLFPAEQFSLTGLPGQLFTPAALEFYGKLNLLKGGLVFADLLTTVSPTYSQEIQTPDYGCGLEGVLNGRKRVLHGIVNGIDAELWNPAKDLHLPTQYSLSDMSGKARCKKGLQRELTLRTEKGPLLGMIARLIGQKGIDLVIDVIPELMELDVQVAILGTGDTGYEQQVRELAERYPGRLAVRNVFDEGLAHRIEAGADMFLMPSRYEPCGLSQLYSLRYGTVPIVRKTGGLADTVVNYTPSTFKGSRATGFSFTDTTATSLLTCLLLALSIYRKKADWYRIVKAGMEQDLSWTRSAETYVRVFRELVQEKRTQGN comes from the coding sequence ATGACGCCCTCCTCCAATTATCGTCCCCTGAAGATCTGCATGGTCTCCTCTGAGGTCGTGCCCTTTGCAAAGACGGGTGGGCTTGCCGATGTGGTCGGAGCCCTCGCGACGGAGTTTGCCAGGCTGGGACACGATGTTTGTGTGCTGCTCCCGGCCTATCGGCAGGTCGATGCCCTCGGCTATCAGATGACCGACTGTGCCAGGGTAGCGGTTCCGACGGCGCATGGCCTGATTGAGGCGCGAATACAAGAGCTCGTCGGTCCATTTGCACAGGTGACGGGTTCCGGCCGCCTGCGAGTGTTGACGGTTCGCCATGATCCATTTTTTTCCCGGTCAGGTCTCTACCAGGAGGCCGGTCACGACTACCCCGACAATCTCGAGCGGTTCGCATTTTTTTGCCGGGCCGTCATGGAATTGTTGGTGCACTTCAGCGAAAAAGACGGGTGGCAGGCGGATCTACTCCATGTGCATGACTGGCAAGCGGCCTTGTGTGCGGTGTATTTGCGGGCACTCTATCAGCCGAAGTCCGCTCTCACCCACGTCCGCAGCGTGTTGACCATCCATAATTTGGGGTATCAGGGGCTGTTTCCGGCTGAACAGTTTTCTCTCACCGGCCTGCCTGGCCAGTTGTTTACTCCCGCTGCGCTTGAGTTTTATGGGAAACTGAATCTACTGAAAGGTGGACTCGTCTTTGCGGATCTCCTCACTACGGTGAGCCCCACCTACAGTCAGGAAATTCAGACCCCTGACTATGGGTGTGGTCTGGAAGGGGTGCTCAACGGGCGGAAGCGCGTGCTCCATGGGATCGTCAATGGAATTGATGCCGAGCTCTGGAATCCTGCCAAGGATCTACACTTGCCGACCCAATATTCTCTTTCCGACATGTCCGGGAAGGCACGATGCAAGAAAGGGCTTCAGCGTGAACTGACGCTTCGTACGGAAAAGGGGCCGCTCCTTGGGATGATTGCCAGACTGATTGGCCAAAAAGGTATCGATCTTGTGATCGATGTTATTCCGGAGCTGATGGAACTTGATGTGCAGGTGGCAATTCTCGGGACCGGAGATACGGGGTATGAGCAGCAGGTGCGTGAGTTGGCGGAACGGTATCCGGGAAGACTCGCGGTCCGCAACGTATTTGACGAAGGACTGGCCCATCGGATTGAAGCCGGCGCGGATATGTTTCTCATGCCGTCCCGCTACGAACCGTGTGGCCTGAGTCAGTTATATAGTCTTCGTTATGGCACTGTTCCAATTGTCAGAAAGACGGGCGGGCTGGCTGATACGGTGGTCAACTATACGCCGAGCACGTTCAAGGGATCACGTGCCACCGGTTTCAGCTTTACGGATACGACCGCGACTTCACTCTTGACCTGTCTCTTGCTGGCGTTATCGATCTACCGGAAAAAGGCAGATTGGTACCGTATCGTCAAGGCGGGAATGGAACAGGATTTATCCTGGACTCGATCAGCCGAGACCTATGTGCGTGTATTCCGGGAGCTGGTGCAAGAGAAACGGACGCAGGGAAATTAG
- the aepY gene encoding phosphonopyruvate decarboxylase yields the protein MIDPQEFIQHLQANGVEFFTGVPDSLLKDFCACLDHVSGAGQHIISANEGGAVALALGYHLATRKVPLVYLQNSGLGNIINPLLSLADPEVYSVPLVLVIGWRGEPGVHDEPQHKKQGRVMLSMLEAMEIPYSILGPETDESSVALANALAHVRNASAPFALVIKKGTFQPFTLPRSDKPDFSLSREAAIQQVIGFLGARDVVISTTGMSSREVYEYRHQRGEGHQRDFLTVGGMGHASQIALGIALQKPDRSVYCLDGDGALLMHMGALAINGVRKARNFKHIVLNNGAHDSVGGQPTVALDVDIQGFARAAAYESVFRAQTKQELDVCLVELQRSSGPSLLEIRVRCGARKDLGRPVTTPIQNKHAFMDFVER from the coding sequence ATGATTGACCCACAAGAGTTTATTCAACATCTTCAAGCTAATGGGGTGGAGTTCTTTACTGGAGTGCCGGATTCTCTATTGAAGGATTTCTGTGCCTGCCTTGATCATGTGTCCGGTGCAGGTCAGCACATCATCAGTGCCAACGAAGGGGGTGCTGTGGCGTTGGCGCTGGGGTACCATCTCGCGACACGGAAGGTTCCTCTGGTGTATCTGCAGAATTCAGGGTTGGGAAACATCATCAACCCTCTTCTGTCGTTGGCCGATCCCGAAGTGTATTCGGTTCCTCTGGTGCTTGTGATTGGGTGGCGAGGAGAGCCTGGTGTCCATGATGAACCACAACACAAAAAACAGGGCCGCGTAATGCTTAGCATGCTCGAGGCGATGGAAATTCCCTATTCCATCTTGGGGCCGGAGACAGACGAGTCGTCGGTTGCGCTCGCGAATGCCCTGGCTCATGTTCGAAACGCCAGCGCACCGTTTGCGCTCGTCATTAAGAAAGGGACCTTTCAGCCCTTCACGTTGCCTAGGTCTGATAAACCGGATTTTTCACTTTCCCGAGAGGCGGCGATCCAGCAAGTGATTGGGTTCTTGGGTGCCCGCGATGTGGTCATCTCCACCACAGGCATGTCCTCTCGAGAAGTGTATGAGTATAGGCACCAGCGGGGCGAAGGCCACCAACGGGATTTTTTAACTGTGGGAGGCATGGGGCATGCTTCCCAGATTGCTCTGGGAATTGCCCTCCAGAAACCAGACCGCTCCGTCTATTGCCTTGATGGTGACGGGGCGCTTCTCATGCATATGGGGGCGCTGGCCATTAACGGCGTGCGCAAGGCACGGAACTTCAAGCATATCGTGCTGAATAATGGAGCTCATGACTCGGTCGGCGGGCAGCCAACGGTAGCACTTGATGTCGATATTCAGGGCTTTGCGCGTGCTGCCGCGTACGAATCGGTCTTTCGCGCTCAAACGAAGCAAGAACTTGACGTTTGCCTAGTGGAGTTGCAGCGATCGAGCGGCCCGAGCTTGTTGGAGATCCGAGTGCGCTGTGGAGCCAGAAAGGATCTTGGGCGTCCAGTCACAACTCCCATTCAGAACAAGCATGCGTTTATGGATTTTGTGGAGCGTTGA
- the aepX gene encoding phosphoenolpyruvate mutase encodes MNSRQALTKSRQFRNLLCSDQLQFICEAHNGLSAKIVEEAGFAGIWASGLSISAQFGVRDNNEASWTQVLEDLEFMSDATRIPILLDGDTGYGNFNNMQRLIRKLEQRNIAAVCIEDKLFPKTNSFLKGDAQPLADMQEFCGKIKAGKDAQTDPDFCLIARVEAFICGWGLAEALRRAEAYHQAGADGILIHSALSVPDEILAFKREWGNRCPVVIVPTKYYATPTDVFRQHGFSMVIWANHMLRAAVASMQKTARALKESEHLLSIEDKVAPVSEIFRLQNAAELLEAEERYLPRGAEGTSAVVLAASRGEELGELTEEQPKTMVKVQGIPILSRIVDAYNAVGIKDILVVRGYKKEAVTLPNLTYIDNREFAETGELASLSQALQSRKGRFQPTIISYGDVLFNKYIPQALCQEQDDCVVFVDSNWKDQSSYARLGGFAECSIPNSRRAFNAKIYLKQLGRTVPEESIHGVWMGFLKLSSIAASQVNELLIDMLADPANRRAGIPQLLQELLKRDVPIRVLYTVGHWLDINSLEDVVQAGNF; translated from the coding sequence ATGAATTCGAGACAAGCACTGACCAAGTCCCGTCAATTCAGAAACCTGCTGTGTTCTGATCAACTGCAATTTATTTGCGAAGCTCACAACGGGCTCAGCGCGAAAATCGTGGAGGAGGCTGGGTTCGCAGGCATCTGGGCAAGCGGTCTCTCTATTTCTGCCCAGTTCGGAGTGCGCGACAACAATGAGGCCAGCTGGACGCAGGTGCTTGAAGACCTGGAGTTCATGTCCGATGCGACTCGAATCCCAATCCTTCTTGATGGCGACACGGGATATGGGAACTTCAACAACATGCAGCGGCTCATTCGCAAACTTGAACAGCGCAACATTGCTGCGGTGTGTATCGAAGATAAACTGTTTCCCAAGACCAACAGTTTCCTCAAAGGCGATGCGCAGCCGCTCGCTGATATGCAGGAGTTCTGCGGCAAGATTAAGGCAGGGAAAGATGCTCAGACCGACCCTGATTTTTGTCTTATCGCGAGGGTGGAGGCCTTCATCTGTGGGTGGGGACTAGCTGAGGCGCTTCGTCGTGCGGAGGCCTATCATCAGGCGGGAGCCGACGGCATTCTCATTCATAGCGCGCTTTCGGTGCCGGATGAGATCCTGGCGTTCAAACGGGAATGGGGCAATCGCTGCCCCGTGGTGATTGTGCCCACGAAGTACTACGCGACGCCGACGGATGTGTTTCGGCAGCATGGTTTTTCAATGGTGATCTGGGCAAATCATATGCTGCGTGCCGCTGTGGCCAGCATGCAGAAGACCGCGCGAGCGTTGAAGGAGAGCGAGCATCTCCTCTCCATTGAGGATAAGGTTGCGCCGGTCTCCGAAATATTTCGACTGCAGAATGCCGCAGAGTTGCTGGAGGCGGAGGAGCGGTATCTCCCTCGAGGTGCCGAGGGTACCTCAGCGGTCGTATTGGCGGCCTCCCGTGGTGAGGAATTGGGGGAGTTGACAGAGGAACAACCCAAGACCATGGTGAAAGTGCAGGGTATTCCGATCCTGAGCCGCATCGTCGATGCGTATAATGCCGTTGGGATTAAAGACATTCTCGTGGTCCGCGGCTATAAGAAAGAGGCCGTGACCCTCCCCAATTTGACGTACATCGATAATCGTGAATTCGCTGAGACCGGCGAATTGGCGTCTTTGTCCCAGGCGCTGCAATCCAGAAAGGGGCGGTTTCAGCCGACGATAATTTCATATGGGGACGTTCTGTTCAATAAGTATATTCCGCAGGCATTATGCCAGGAGCAGGATGACTGCGTCGTGTTCGTCGACAGCAATTGGAAGGATCAAAGCAGTTATGCCCGCCTCGGTGGTTTTGCCGAATGCTCCATTCCGAATTCACGGAGAGCCTTCAATGCCAAAATCTATCTTAAGCAATTGGGGCGGACTGTACCTGAAGAGTCGATCCATGGAGTCTGGATGGGATTTCTGAAGCTCTCTTCCATCGCAGCGAGCCAAGTGAATGAGCTCCTGATAGACATGCTTGCCGATCCAGCGAATCGACGGGCCGGCATTCCGCAATTGTTGCAGGAACTCCTGAAGCGGGACGTTCCGATTCGTGTGTTGTATACGGTCGGTCACTGGTTGGATATCAATAGTCTGGAGGATGTTGTTCAGGCTGGCAATTTCTGA
- a CDS encoding DUF971 domain-containing protein, translated as MNETVLEPTDMEWVEKGVLGITWSDGHKALYPVRYLRQHCPCAACTDEWTGELRLKPDDVPMVIMLQDVQPVGRYAFQFTWSDGHDTGIYSYTFLRRMCQCDICQPVKPVEPRSRRLL; from the coding sequence ATGAACGAGACGGTACTTGAACCGACCGATATGGAATGGGTGGAGAAGGGCGTTTTGGGCATCACGTGGAGTGATGGGCACAAGGCCCTCTATCCTGTCCGTTATCTCCGGCAGCATTGTCCGTGCGCTGCCTGCACGGACGAATGGACGGGAGAGCTTCGTCTGAAACCGGATGATGTGCCGATGGTGATTATGTTGCAAGATGTGCAACCGGTCGGACGGTATGCGTTTCAATTTACATGGAGCGATGGACACGATACGGGCATCTATTCGTATACGTTTCTTCGGCGGATGTGCCAGTGCGATATCTGTCAGCCGGTGAAACCTGTGGAACCGCGATCCAGACGGTTACTCTGA
- the mgtE gene encoding magnesium transporter, whose amino-acid sequence MRLVSIQRLLRRGAITNLAKMLARMHPADIANVIDHLSSQKEKREIFELVRGDVKRGQVLSELDGESITLVLSDLLPSDAAWLLKDLGSDDIAYILSVIPNDRAKEILALMRTEDSTEIADLLKYPKGTAGGIMTTEFFALFEDATAQEAIRRLQQATDAEMVFYIYVTDKEDRLVGVLSLRQLLTVPPATPLKNIMTRDLISVAVDMDQEEVSRQVASYNLLAIPVVEKDGKLVGIITVDDVVDVIREEATEDMLKMAGAIEEDAMFKSSSMAAARVRLPWLFTNLVGSLLSGMLLWMFRYTIQEVVAIVSFIPVIAAMGGNVGLQSSTLIIRGLATGLVEPTDVWKIFFREAKIAFLMGIACSLMLTVVGWLWHQVFLGMVVGVSLITAFLVSTSMATVMPIVLKRMGVDPAVAAGPFVTTANDITGIAIYLTLATIFLEQIR is encoded by the coding sequence GTGCGGCTGGTCTCCATCCAGCGGCTCTTGCGCCGTGGCGCCATCACCAATTTGGCCAAGATGCTGGCACGCATGCATCCGGCGGATATCGCCAACGTGATCGACCACCTGTCCTCGCAGAAAGAAAAACGCGAAATCTTCGAGCTGGTGCGTGGGGATGTCAAACGCGGGCAGGTGCTCAGCGAATTGGACGGCGAGAGCATCACGCTGGTGTTGTCCGATTTGCTGCCGTCCGATGCCGCCTGGTTGTTGAAGGATCTTGGTTCCGACGATATTGCCTACATCTTAAGTGTGATTCCGAACGATCGCGCCAAGGAGATCCTGGCGTTGATGCGGACGGAGGACTCCACTGAAATCGCCGACCTGTTGAAGTATCCCAAAGGCACGGCCGGCGGGATCATGACCACGGAGTTTTTTGCGCTTTTTGAGGATGCCACGGCGCAGGAAGCCATTCGGCGGTTACAGCAGGCGACCGATGCGGAAATGGTGTTCTACATCTACGTGACGGACAAGGAAGATAGGCTGGTCGGTGTGTTATCCCTGCGTCAATTGCTGACCGTCCCTCCCGCGACTCCGCTCAAAAACATCATGACCCGTGATCTGATCAGCGTGGCCGTGGACATGGATCAGGAGGAGGTCTCTCGCCAGGTTGCGAGTTACAACCTGCTGGCCATTCCGGTGGTGGAGAAAGACGGCAAATTGGTCGGCATCATCACCGTCGACGACGTCGTCGATGTCATCCGAGAAGAGGCGACCGAAGACATGTTGAAAATGGCCGGGGCCATCGAAGAGGACGCGATGTTCAAGTCCTCCAGCATGGCCGCTGCGCGAGTTCGCCTGCCGTGGCTCTTTACCAATCTCGTCGGGAGCCTCCTGTCCGGCATGTTGTTGTGGATGTTCCGGTATACCATTCAGGAAGTGGTGGCCATCGTCAGTTTTATCCCTGTTATCGCAGCTATGGGGGGTAATGTCGGGTTGCAGTCCTCCACGCTGATTATTCGAGGGCTCGCCACCGGTCTGGTGGAACCCACCGACGTGTGGAAGATTTTCTTCCGTGAAGCGAAAATTGCCTTCCTGATGGGCATTGCCTGTAGTTTGATGCTGACGGTGGTGGGCTGGTTGTGGCATCAGGTCTTTCTCGGCATGGTCGTCGGAGTGTCGCTCATTACGGCGTTCCTGGTCTCGACGAGCATGGCGACGGTGATGCCGATCGTGTTGAAGCGAATGGGCGTGGATCCTGCTGTTGCTGCCGGTCCGTTCGTGACGACGGCCAATGACATCACCGGCATTGCCATTTATCTCACGCTGGCAACGATCTTCCTCGAGCAAATTCGATAA
- a CDS encoding septum formation initiator family protein, which translates to MMIKPNRGRDWLDWQRKLCSAGKWVGLGALFLMMGTLLFGEMGISRYLHLRDHAEQLDQELAELQRLNGELRADLDRVQYDPTRIEELARERLGYVRKGETVYQMAPIGEKERFPTVRTP; encoded by the coding sequence ATGATGATCAAGCCGAACCGGGGGCGAGATTGGTTGGATTGGCAACGAAAGCTCTGCTCCGCAGGGAAGTGGGTGGGGCTCGGCGCGCTGTTCCTCATGATGGGGACGCTATTGTTCGGCGAGATGGGGATTTCGCGGTATTTGCATTTGCGTGATCATGCGGAGCAACTTGATCAGGAGCTGGCCGAACTTCAACGCTTGAACGGTGAACTGCGCGCGGATCTGGATCGCGTGCAATACGATCCGACTCGTATCGAAGAACTGGCCCGAGAACGGTTAGGGTACGTACGGAAAGGCGAAACGGTCTATCAAATGGCTCCGATTGGAGAGAAAGAGCGGTTTCCCACGGTGAGGACACCATGA
- a CDS encoding LuxR C-terminal-related transcriptional regulator yields the protein MTQNAVSSQEPADNLADQRAGAGIVVLSSSMQLLHMNRQAAELSKLINMAENGGAPAKAAQGVLPSALTELCAEIMKALHVRTEAKDWEQFEVKRIAGNPNQPVLLRGFGLPDRGGIQYARLVVTLEELGRRQQLNTDQAKERFQLTNREQSVVENLAKGWTNKEIANALKITEQTVKEHIKHIMRKTNSTTRTGVLVQVFRS from the coding sequence GTGACTCAAAACGCTGTCAGCTCTCAGGAACCTGCAGATAACCTCGCTGACCAACGCGCAGGCGCAGGAATCGTCGTTTTATCATCCTCGATGCAGCTACTTCATATGAATCGCCAGGCCGCCGAACTCTCCAAGCTCATCAATATGGCCGAGAACGGAGGCGCGCCTGCCAAGGCCGCGCAAGGAGTGCTGCCCTCGGCCTTGACCGAGCTCTGCGCAGAGATCATGAAAGCCCTCCACGTTCGCACTGAGGCAAAGGATTGGGAGCAATTTGAGGTCAAGCGAATCGCGGGTAACCCAAACCAACCCGTGCTGCTCCGAGGATTTGGGCTCCCAGACAGGGGCGGAATCCAATATGCCCGCCTCGTTGTAACACTAGAAGAGCTTGGACGACGCCAGCAACTCAATACCGATCAAGCCAAGGAACGGTTCCAACTTACCAACAGAGAACAATCTGTTGTCGAAAACCTGGCAAAAGGATGGACTAACAAGGAAATAGCGAATGCGCTGAAAATTACCGAACAGACCGTTAAAGAACACATCAAGCACATTATGCGTAAAACAAACTCCACAACCCGCACAGGGGTGCTCGTTCAGGTCTTTCGATCTTAG